The sequence below is a genomic window from Telopea speciosissima isolate NSW1024214 ecotype Mountain lineage unplaced genomic scaffold, Tspe_v1 Tspe_v1.0702, whole genome shotgun sequence.
CGAAGTTGCAAACTCTCAGCAGGACATCAacattattaaaattaaatCGTACACAAAGTTCAGGAATTGAAAGAACTACTCCAGAAATTGGAGATTATTCGTTAAAGCATCATACTTATACAGGTAGGCTTTAACTTTTACATATGGTCAATAAAAAGTGCAGAACGAATCGTctaaaaaacagaatttaaaatttaaagaaaaaataacataaTCACAACAACAAGAAAACTATGAAAGAATAGGACAACTGACAGAATTTGGTGATTAACTTAATATTTTCCCATCCTTGATTCTCTATGAAATTTGCACTGTGTGAACATACAAATATTGATAAAACACCTTCAAAGcccaaaaaccaacaaaaactaaaaatagcATGTTCATGAATATCATTGCTTACCTTTGACAATCCAGAAAAATTGATTGGCAATAACTCTGAAGTGGCTTCCTTATCTTGATCTGGTGTTAGAACAACATACGCATTTTCCTGAAGTAAAATGGAATGTTCGCTTTTATTTACAACCTGCAATTCTGGGCCCACTGTGTCCAGCATAACCTGAAATAGGAGCGGAGGAATACATTACAGGTTTTTCTTTATGGGgattaattattttttctgttttagtaGAACTACAGAATACATAAGAAGAAATCATAGTAGTTAAACCCGAATCAACAAAATTGTGAATGACAAACAGAAGTGTCTGATGTATTCAGTTAAATAGGCAaactaatagaaagaaaaagggagagaagacCCTCGTTTAAgggtaataaataaataaataaaattttccatcATATATGAAGTACGTAAACTGTAAGCTATAAACTGAAATCTGACAATCACAAGACTATAAAGTTGGAACAAGGAGCTTACAGCGCAGAGCTTCTTAGTGCTTTTGACAGCGATCTTCAAATTTTCTAGAGTCTCTTGGTGATAGTCGCAGTCGTTCAAGGAAAAATCAAAACGTGCCACTGCAAACGAGACAAATACAAAGCATTACACTCACAAACTTCTCAAGAAAGACAACACAAACTCTAAGCTTGCAATTCAATGAGACgaaaaactccaaaaaacaTTACAATGGAGGAGCAAAagaactttttatttttcttttcttttccttgcaCAGAACCGAAAGGAAGAATACAGAGTCATACACTGGAAGTTATCTAAATAACAGAGTCACAATTCCAAATACCGAACAAATCATACCAGACATCCCTGCCTTGAGACAGCCAGAAATAACCTCGACGGATCTCGATTTCGAGCCAAGTGTGCCGACGATTTTTGTCATTGCAGGAAAGAAACTCTGCAGAATCCATAACCACAAGTCCcaaatcaaggtcaatcaaaACTCGAAATCCTAATCAAACAACAACTCTTGTTCCACCTCCAACACATATAACTGTAGCATATTTCCAAGTAATAAACTAGAGCAAAGCAGTATGTTTTCTAAGAACAAACTCATAGGAAGTCGATGTTGCAGAAGAAACGAAGAAAACCAAACACTAGAGAAGATTAGTACTTACAGTCCTGGATGGCTCAAGGATGGTAGCCATCCTTATGGGCTCTTCGAGGAGCAAGTGCGTCGAATGCATTTTCGATCAATTATGATCTGCTACTGAGAACAAAGAAGTAGATAAAGTAGCAGAAGACGGTGACAGTAATGTTGAACGAAGAGAGAATGgagcagaagagagagagagagaaagaaggcaaGGTTCTCTTTCAGAGCTCTACTGTGCTCTGCTTCGATCAAGCTCTACGTTTTTTTTAACCTACTTATGTTGAGGCAAGAAGTCCTTTTTATCTAATTTCAAACGGGAATTCCAGAAGGAAGATTTACCAGGACTTGACCAGAAAAAATCGGACCGAAACCGTGACCGTCGGATTAGTATTTCTTTGTCTGTCTTAAAGTCTAAACTAAGTCTTAAATTTAATCAGATGGTTGAGATTGACCGAAACCCTTTTCGAATCACGCGGTTGGATTGGTATCACCTACATCGAGAGAACGAGTTATTGTGAACCGTGGGATTGGTACCAGAACTGGAAAGATTCTTTTTGGTCTCTACGTGCATCTATACAAAACCAGCGTGTCTCGCAGTTGAAGGTTTCTTGTGTAAGCAGCGGCGGCCGCATGGAATGCTTGCCGCTAGGATTTCGACGTTGgttttccactttcctttccaacTTTACCTCCTTCCCAAGCCATTGGCTTTCTTATGTTCCTGTACATGGTTACTCATCCATCTACGGTACGATGAAGTATTCCACACCGTCGGATCATTTGATTACAATGGgaattttcttggattttagcTATGATGAGTGATTGGGTGATGACTGATGAGTATACTATATATTATAATGGGCCCGATCAGCACGCAACTCATTCAATTCAACATTCTCGTTCTAAAGTCTAAACCTTTTTGaatgaattttctttgttaGCGCGACAAAGCGACCACAGGACATAGGGCGTAACACGAGGGAGGACCGGAGGAGGAGGAAATATATATTCTTCTTGAGCATATGCCAAGGATAAAGGGATCCGAAGTTCCGAACAACAGTCCGCTAAGAAGACAGAATTTTTAAAGAGGTCAAAAACCGAGGGAGTAGAACCTTCTAGAACGTTGATAGAATACAAATGATGTCAATCGATAAGGTATCCGGTATTTGATGCAGTATTGGTAAGGTACAAATGGGTACAAGTATCTCATATCGATATTGTATTATATCTATTAGGTTAAAGTTGATATAAGTATTTGGTACAGTTTCAattcatttttaccattttatctATATAGATATTATACCGAATATCAAATCGATATAGGTATCTCATATTGATACCGTACCATATCTATTCAGTACGATATATTATGATATAAGTGGTACAATTTCTATCTTGATACACAATATGCGGTATAAGTTGACACCCTAAAATACAATAGAGTATTAAGTTAGACTAAGTGACTGACTTAAGATTCTGTACCCAAATACTACAACCTAAATTCCTGGATGTTGATTTGGAATgaaaagattccaatccaacagTTCTTACATACCTTAGTCCATGACACTAGACCGGGTACACAATGGTCAATCTCAACCCGGCCCATTGTGCAGTTGTGCAGTTGTGCTCCGAACCCTGAATCACCGATCACGCTAGTGATCACAGCAAAGCGATGTGGCCCACGGTTGAATGGTTCAACTATTATAGATCatgccaaacccaaacccaaactcgAATCCGACCATTTCAGGGTGGGTTGGTGGAGGATGGAGGAGACCACGTGGGGCCTTGGGGGGGTTTTGTTCCAGTAATAGTGACCTGTTTGATAAATAGATTGGGTGGTGGTCATAAGGTTTGGAGTTTGGTCTTCAGAGGACCACCACTGCATGCCATTGCCACATCGTACCAGGAAAAAGATCGTGTGACCGGTGGATCACACCAGTCACCACATAGCATGTCAAGCACTTTGTCTTTCTTGCTTCTGCGAGTGACAAAACATGAACAGTGACAATTTGTTCGTCTTGAAGACTTGAACTATAGATATTTCAAGTTTATCTAGAAAAAGAACTATAGAtatttaaatcaaatcaaagaatagagttttattttttttggggtagaaaatcaaagaatagagttatgggaaaaagaatgaaaaaaatctTCTACAGTGCCCTAATCCTATGGTGCACTGTAGTGCGGGTCTGAGAGCTAGACATGTGAAAAATGCGACATCCAATGATACCGAGCTCGAGAAAAAAAGGGGTTAATCCTATGGTGCACTGTAGTGCGGGTCTGAGAGCTAAACatgtggaagatgcgacatccaatgaTGCCGAGCtagagaaaaaaaggggaaaaaaagaactaTCTTGCATGGAGCTtgcaccattggatgaagcttcttccacgtgtcgagctctcaaacCCACATTGCAGTGCATTGCAAGATGCCCGCActatagaggattttaatctaaAAAGAACTTTGTCAAGGAATGAACCCTAcaccagcacttccatgagttTATTTCTCTACTCCCCATATGAGAAGACACATTCcacttgttttgaggaggagaaagagagacacatgggagtgcttgTGTAGGCCATATTTCCCAACAggaaactacttcccaaaagtTACCCGATCATAAAACT
It includes:
- the LOC122648285 gene encoding pyruvate kinase 2, cytosolic-like yields the protein MHSTHLLLEEPIRMATILEPSRTSFFPAMTKIVGTLGSKSRSVEVISGCLKAGMSVARFDFSLNDCDYHQETLENLKIAVKSTKKLCAVMLDTVGPELQVVNKSEHSILLQENAYVVLTPDQDKEATSELLPINFSGLSKVSNDIHEHAIFSFCWFLGFEGVLSIFVCSHSANFIENQGWENIKLITKFCQLSYSFIVFLLL